The window TCAGGGGGCACTGGTCTTGTGTGAGGGCAACTGGCCTGCACGGACTGCAAACAGCGTGAGCTCGGTTGCCCGGCGGTCCAGCTCTTCAGTCATCATCATGGTTAAAATATCCCCCTGTCCTTCGGACATCCCCCTTGCTAAGGGAGACAAGAGAAAAAAGGGGCATAGATGCCGAAACTAGTTCGGCATGACACGTGTCATCCTGAACTTGTTTCAGGATCTTACCCCCTTCGATAAGGGGGTCGGCGCTATGCGCCGGGGGGATCTTTCTTTCCCCTCTTTATACTCATCATAAATGCGACACTTCCCGGCAGTGCGCCTATGAAACCGGAGGAATACGCCAGAAATGTGTAGGAAACGACAGTGGCCTGACTCACCCCGACTGTGGAGAAAAGAATCACGGCCATCATCTCCCGCACTCCCACCCCGCCCAATGATATGGGAATGCTGGCGGTTATTTCCATAAGCGGAACAAAGAGCGCGAAATACATGAATCCCAGTTCGATTCCTACCGCTCGCCCGCAGAGGAAATGCACCCCGATCCGGGTGAGCTGAATGAATATCGAAGTTCCCAAAATAGCGAGAAGGATTGAAGGCGCACGGGTCAGTTGGTGCATCTCGTGATAAACTGCGGAGAGCTTCAGTCGAATTTCCCCGGGAAGGAACCGTCCAAACGCCCGGCTCATGATCCTGCCCGCCGGTTTCAGTGCGAACAGCCCGATAAACCCGCACAGGAGCAGGAACATGAAAACCGCGACCGGCAGGGCTTCCATGGAAGGGCCGCTTGGCAGAAACAGGAATCCGCACAGGCTGAAAAGCACCAGGATCAAAAGACCCATCACACGGTCGGCCAGGGTGGACGAAAAAGCCGAAGTGGTTTTCCCCGAGGCTTTGGCCGCCTGGTATACCCGGATGATATCGCCGCCGATAACTCCCGGCAGGACATAGTTAAAAAAAAGGCCCATGAAATATCGGCTGACTGTGCCGCGAAATCCAAGGTGAATTCCGTGAAATCCCAGGAGAATTCCCCACTGTTTCGCTCCGGCGATTCCGCTCACGATGAAAACCAGAACAGCGGAAGCAAAGAAAATCGGGTCCGCCGATAGAATGTTGTTCAGAATTTGACCGGCGCCGAATTTGTAGAGAATAAAGATAAGAAGCCCGGCAGAGACGGCCCCTCTTGCTGGCTTCGATGTAAAAATTCTCAGGAGATTTTGGAACATGAGACCTCTTAAAAAAAGGAAAATCCCCTCTGGCTTTGCCATCTCCCCTTATTAAGGGGAGAATATGCCACAAGCGTTGTGTGCCTCTATCGGTGTTTTTCCCCCCTTAACAAGGGGGGAGGGGGGATTAATTTTTTTCAGACTTCATTTTTTGTTCGATCACCTGACGGGTTTCCAGCGCCTGGCTGTCGCCGGGCGATATCCGGAGAATATTCCCGGCGGCGTCAAGCGCCTCTTTGTACATTCCGGCCTGGAACAGCGCCGCAGTGTATGCTCTCCAGGAATCCGGATCGTTCCGATAACGGCCCGTAACCGCTTTCAGGATAGGCACCGCCGCTTCAGGCAGGGAGAATTTAATAAAATTAATTCCGGCCGCTACCGATTCCTGTGCGTTGTCAAGCGGAAGATGTTTCACCTCTTCATCGATCATCCGGTTGAATTCATCCATAATGCCACGGTCGCGGAGTATCGTGTAGAGAAGCATCCGTATCTCGGAATCGGGAGCGCAGATGCGGAATGATTCCCGCGCCACCCGTATTGCGTCTTCATTACGGCCGTCCTTTGAATACTGTTCGCTCAGACGGGCGAACGCGATAAAATAATTGTGAAGAAGCTTACGGGTATCCTCCGGCTTGTAGAGGCCTGGGTCGGCAATACCACGGAAGGAGTACAGTGAGAATAGATTCTTCTCCACAACGGGGGCGTTGACCAAGTATTCGTTGTCGAGAGCCCGCTCTTTCACCAACCGAAACACCATGCCCTCCATCGACATGTGCTCGCCAAGGCCGATCATGAGATCAGGATTAACAGATACCGCGAAATAGATGGGGCGGCTCCAGTTCACCGTTTTGATGATGTGCGCTACCATGATGCTCGATACGGAGAGGATCCCTGCTTTCTTGCCGTCGGGCAGGGCGCCTACCGCATCGGGAGGCATGTTCCAGGTCATTCCCGCCAGGGTCACCTCTTTCGGCTCGGGGTCCCAGAGCCTGGTCTGCTGGGATTGCAGGGTGTTTCCGGCAAGGCTGTTATCGATGTAATCATCTGTGAATGTGATGGGAATCTTCTCATCCTCATCACGGAGCTGTTTGATATACCAGGGAGCGTTGAGCAGGCTGAGATTCACCACCCGTACATCGCGGCGGATTCCTTCCACCTCACGGGCATACCAGAGCGGATAGGTATCGTTGTCACCGCTGGTGAACAGGATGGCATTCTTAGCGCAGGTCTGGAGGATGTTGACCGCATAGTCCTTTGGAATCCAGTTCCAGGAACGGTCATGGAGTTTATAGTTCGACCAGGCGGGATCCAGGTGGTTGGACAGCGCCGCCGCAGGAACGAGAGTGCCAATCCCCAGGACAAGGATTACCAGCGAAGGTACGGCAAACCGCCTTAACCTTCCATGTTCCAGCCGCTCCTGCACCCAATGCAGTATGCCGAATATCCCGATGCCGAGCCAGATCATGACCATCATATATGATCCCAGGAAAAAGTAGTCGCGCTCACGGGCTTGTGGATTCTGCATGTTGAGGTAGAGTACGAGTCCGGCCGAGGTCAGGAGGAAATAGAGCCAAAGGGCGCTGAAATTTTTCACATCCCTCCGTGAATGGAACGCGATACCGAACAGAATGAGGAGCCAGATCGCTATCGGTACAAACGCCTTTTCTTCCACCGGAACGTCCCGGCCCGGATAATCCGCCGAAAGGTGGTTGGTGAAAGTGACCGGGATGGAAGGCCCCCACTTCGGGAATTGCTGGAGGAGATAGCGGACGTACATGAAATTGAACTGGTATCCGGGGTCGGCGTTGCGGGTGAACATCCCGAGGTACATGTTTCCCTGGGCGTACTGCTCGCGCTCAAGGTAGGAACGGTAACGTTCCCAGGTGTTTGGGTTTCCTTCGTTGATCGCGGGTTTCTTTGCGGCTCTCACCATCACTGTCGGGTAGACAGAATAGCCGATGACAAAGAAGGAAAGACAGAGGAGCATCACGTAAAGCCCCCTATCCCTCGGTCCCTTTCCAAAATCCCCTCTGGCTTCGCCATCTCCCCTTATTAAGGGGAGAATATGCCACAAGCGTTGTGTGCCTCTATGAGTGTTTTTTCCCCCCTTAATAAGGGGGGCAGGGGGGATTATTCCTGCCCCCGGAACGGGGGAAGGATGTCCGAACAGGAAGGGGGCTGTAATCCGCCAGGCGATGAACGGTCCTGCAAGCGCAAGGAGCGCCATGAGCAGGTATAGTATCGGCCTACCCGCCGCGATCTTGACTGCCATGAGACAGACAACCACCGCTCCCGCCGCTGTCCAGAACCGCCAGTTCGCAAACCATTCCGGCTTTGATGTAATGACGATCAACATTATGGCTGGCGCCGCGAGGAGCGTGGTGAGGTGTACCCCGTTGCCAAGACCCACCAGGTATGCCGCCAGGAAAAGGTAACGAACCGCTCCTGGACGGTCTTTTCTCTCGCTCCACCCCAGAGTCAAAAAGACCGCCAGGAGTGAAAGCAAAAGACTCGGCATGTACGTTTCAATTTCCACCGAATTAACCCAGAACTGATGGGAAAATCCGGCGGTAAACGCCGCAGCAAGGGCGCTGAATATGATGATGAGGTCACGAGGAAGCCTTCCGGTGAACGGAGCCATACGGGCAATCAGGTTCGCCGTGATGAGATACATCAGCATGGCGGAAAAAGCGCCTGAGAAAACATTGATGAGGTTCACGCCGTAGGCCTTCCCCCCGATTTTCATTGTACGCAGGTCAGGGAAAGGAATAATCGACATGACCCGCCCGACGAGCGACATGAGCGGCGACCCCGGCGGATGGGGAATGCCCATGATCGCAGAGGTTGTGATGAACTCTCCGGAGTCCCAGAAAGAGACGGTCGGCGATACGGTCAAAAGATAGACGACCAGCATCGAAAGAAAAACGAAGACTGCCGCCGCTTTGTGCAAAGAAAGTCTAAAGTCCAAAGTCCAAAGTCCAAAGTCCAAAAAAAGTGCCTGAGTGCCTGAGTGCCTGAGTGCCTAAGTGCCTAAGTGCCTGAGTGACAAAGCAGCCATAAAAATATAAGGCATTACGAGAGATGAAGCAACAAACACATAAAAAAATACAGAAAAATGGATACAAGTGTAATTTTATTCTTGACAAACATAACATGCGTTATTATATTTTGATTTAGACATAACATGCGGGGTAGGAAATAAGCTGAATTTGAATGATTAAACGAGAATTGGTCTGAACCATGATTCATGGGATTAAAGGATTACCATGATGAATACATACGATCATAGGCTGTCTTCAGGAAACAGTTTCATATTCTACGCCTTCGATAAGGATGTCTTCGGCGCTTTTTGAATGAAAAAAAATGAAACATATTTTTTAAAAGGCATTATATTAATAACCTGTATGTTGTCCTATCATAGACACATTCAACAATGAGATGGAAGGTGATTACAATGGTGAATCCGCTGGCAATCGAGTTCGATTATTTTCTAGCGAACAGGGATGAGCTTGTTAAAAAGTATAACGGTAAAGTGATTGTTATCAAGAATCAACAGGTTATCGGACAATATGATACTGAACTGGAAGCTGTTTTAGAGACTTCTAAAACTGAGGAAATGGGAACTTTTCTCGTCCAAAAATGCGCTCCTGATGAAAACAGCTTTACACAAACATTTCATTCAAGAGTTGCTTTCGCATAAGGGCCTATGATGGCAGATGTAAAATCGCACGCTTTCACTGTCGAACATGATGGCCTTGCTCGTATTCTGAAGACACCAGTTCATATTGCCTCTCCGCTTAGTGGTAATCCTCGCCCTGTGAATTTGAATGATTGCGGGGCACATCAATATACTGCAATATGGGATACCGGCGCCACCGGTTCTGTTATTACTCAAAAGGTGGCAAACGAATGTGGTCTTAAACCAATAGGAATGACCAGAGCCTATACTGCAAATGGCCCTAAAGATTGTTCAGTATATCTTGTCAGTATTTTTCTTCCGAACAAGGTAGTTGCACCAGTTGTCAGCGTCACTGAGGGTATCCTGAGTGATGATGAAGATGTATTAATAGGAATGGATATAATATCACAAGGCGATTTTGCAATAACTAATTTGAATGGGAAGACTTTATTTTCTTTTCGAATGCCGTCTTTAAGCACAATAGACTTTGTAGAGAAGAAACCTCTCCGCCAAATTACCAAGGTCGGGAGAAATGATCTATGCCCTTGCGGAAGCGGGAAGAAATACAAGAAATGCCATGGAAAATAATTTTTTTATGATGGTTTATCTTCCTAACCCGATCTATTCATGAATTTTTTAACCGGATTATGAACAAACACATTTTTGTGATACTATCTTATTGTTATTAATTATCTTATAAACTCACCCCCTGACCCCCTCTCTTATAAATAATAGAGGGGGAAACCCCTGTGGCCTTTCTCATGCCATTTGTTATGAGGCAAAGAGGGTTCTTCCCCTCTATTGCTTGCAAGGGGATTATGGGGTGAGTTCATGAGAGCATGAAATATCACTTTTCGTGTTTATGAATATTCCGGGCTAAAACCAAAAATGTTCACTTTAACGAAAAAGTACAAGATTATTAAACCACGAACCACACGAAAGGCACAAAAAATGATTTTATCAAAAAGCAAATTTCGTGATTTTCGTGATTTTCGTGGTTAAATGAACTGTATTGGGGCTAAAACTCCAGTTTCAAATTCTCCGCCTTCGGTGAGACTGCCTTCGGTGCTTTTTTGAATGTCATCCCGACCTGGCGTATCGGGGGCATGTCTATCTGTTTCCCGGCGAGCAATTCGGCGATGGTGAAAAGTTGAATCTTCGGGTACTTTCTGCCCCAGGATGATGATTCATAGAATCCGGCGGTGACGGCTTCGTTCTTCATCGGGCCGGAGTGTTCTTCCATAGAAATCAGAACGCCTATTGCGGCTTTCTCCCGTTCCACTACACCGCGCAAATCCCGGACATGGGCAACATTCGTGTGCCCGGCTTTTACAGAAAGAATGACCGTATCAAATTTCCCGGTCTCTTCGGCCTGGAAGATGATTTTTCCGTCTATGCCCTTGTCCGCGCCCTTCTTCTGCTCCACCGGACGCGCCCCCACGAGGCCAAGCGCCCACCACTGGAATTGGTACGGATCCGACGCGGCCAGCTCCGCTGCATCAGGAACAGAAACCGGCTCCCCCAAAACTTTATAGTGAGCCATGCCGCTAAAGGCTTCCAACAGCCGGGATTTCATCAGCGTTATAGCAAGGTGCGTTATATCAATGCCTATCCATCGCCTACCAAGTTTCTGGGCGACAGCAATCGTGGTTCCACAACCGCAGAAAGGGTCAAGGACAATGTCGCCTTCATTCGATGATGCCTTGATTATTCGTTCCAGGAGGGCTTCAGGTTTCTGAGTGGGGTAGCCGAGGCGTTCTTGATCTTTTGTAGAAAGCCAGCGTACATCTTCGTCAATCCCTTCATTATTTCCAAAAACCGTACCGTTGGTGT is drawn from Candidatus Latescibacter sp. and contains these coding sequences:
- a CDS encoding lysylphosphatidylglycerol synthase transmembrane domain-containing protein, producing MFQNLLRIFTSKPARGAVSAGLLIFILYKFGAGQILNNILSADPIFFASAVLVFIVSGIAGAKQWGILLGFHGIHLGFRGTVSRYFMGLFFNYVLPGVIGGDIIRVYQAAKASGKTTSAFSSTLADRVMGLLILVLFSLCGFLFLPSGPSMEALPVAVFMFLLLCGFIGLFALKPAGRIMSRAFGRFLPGEIRLKLSAVYHEMHQLTRAPSILLAILGTSIFIQLTRIGVHFLCGRAVGIELGFMYFALFVPLMEITASIPISLGGVGVREMMAVILFSTVGVSQATVVSYTFLAYSSGFIGALPGSVAFMMSIKRGKKDPPGA
- a CDS encoding SEC-C metal-binding domain-containing protein: MMADVKSHAFTVEHDGLARILKTPVHIASPLSGNPRPVNLNDCGAHQYTAIWDTGATGSVITQKVANECGLKPIGMTRAYTANGPKDCSVYLVSIFLPNKVVAPVVSVTEGILSDDEDVLIGMDIISQGDFAITNLNGKTLFSFRMPSLSTIDFVEKKPLRQITKVGRNDLCPCGSGKKYKKCHGK
- a CDS encoding DUF2723 domain-containing protein, which gives rise to MDFRLSLHKAAAVFVFLSMLVVYLLTVSPTVSFWDSGEFITTSAIMGIPHPPGSPLMSLVGRVMSIIPFPDLRTMKIGGKAYGVNLINVFSGAFSAMLMYLITANLIARMAPFTGRLPRDLIIIFSALAAAFTAGFSHQFWVNSVEIETYMPSLLLSLLAVFLTLGWSERKDRPGAVRYLFLAAYLVGLGNGVHLTTLLAAPAIMLIVITSKPEWFANWRFWTAAGAVVVCLMAVKIAAGRPILYLLMALLALAGPFIAWRITAPFLFGHPSPVPGAGIIPPAPLIKGGKNTHRGTQRLWHILPLIRGDGEARGDFGKGPRDRGLYVMLLCLSFFVIGYSVYPTVMVRAAKKPAINEGNPNTWERYRSYLEREQYAQGNMYLGMFTRNADPGYQFNFMYVRYLLQQFPKWGPSIPVTFTNHLSADYPGRDVPVEEKAFVPIAIWLLILFGIAFHSRRDVKNFSALWLYFLLTSAGLVLYLNMQNPQARERDYFFLGSYMMVMIWLGIGIFGILHWVQERLEHGRLRRFAVPSLVILVLGIGTLVPAAALSNHLDPAWSNYKLHDRSWNWIPKDYAVNILQTCAKNAILFTSGDNDTYPLWYAREVEGIRRDVRVVNLSLLNAPWYIKQLRDEDEKIPITFTDDYIDNSLAGNTLQSQQTRLWDPEPKEVTLAGMTWNMPPDAVGALPDGKKAGILSVSSIMVAHIIKTVNWSRPIYFAVSVNPDLMIGLGEHMSMEGMVFRLVKERALDNEYLVNAPVVEKNLFSLYSFRGIADPGLYKPEDTRKLLHNYFIAFARLSEQYSKDGRNEDAIRVARESFRICAPDSEIRMLLYTILRDRGIMDEFNRMIDEEVKHLPLDNAQESVAAGINFIKFSLPEAAVPILKAVTGRYRNDPDSWRAYTAALFQAGMYKEALDAAGNILRISPGDSQALETRQVIEQKMKSEKN